The bacterium genome contains the following window.
ACAATATTTGGAATATCAACTGGATTAACATGGGTTATCTCAACACCAGGAATTGCCTTTATTCTGAAATTTAAATTAATTTTTTCACAAACTCTTATAATTGCTGGAATAACAAAATCAATATTGGAAAAATCAACATGGTCTGTAAAAGCAATAACTTTATATCCTTTTTCATCTGCCCTTCTTGCAAGTTCACTCGGAATTAAATCACCATCACTTAAAATCGTGTGAGTATGAAGGTCTATCATTTTATCTCCTTTTTAGGGGGCTTTACTTCTTTAACTATTACATCAACATTTGAAACCTTTAAACCACTCATTTTTTCAACTTCTTCTTTTATTTTCTTCTGAACCTGATAAGTTATTTCCGGGATATTTGTTCCATAATCAACAGCAATGCTGAGTTCAAAACTAACTTCTCCTTCTCCAAGTATTACCTTTATTCCTACATCCTGTTTTTTCCTGATTATTTTTTTCAATCCTCCCATTAACCCAGTTATAACTTTATTAACTCCTGGAACACTGGTAGCGGCAACACCTGCAATAGAAGCAAGAACTTCGTTATCTATTCTTACTTTCCCCAGTTCCTTTTCCTCTTCTACCATTTAATTACCTCCTTTTGATTACTTTCAGAAACAACCTTATCAACAAAACCTACATAATATCTTCCTGAAAGGAATAAAGGATGGGAAATAATTTTTTTATACAGAGGGACTGTGGTTTTTATTCCTTCTATAACAATTTCATCAAGCGCTCTTTTCATTCTTTCAATTGCTTCTTCTCTTGTTCTTCCATAGGTTATGAGTTTCATAATTAAACTATCATAATAGGGTGGTATAAAATACCCTTCATAAATGTGTGTGTCTATTCTTATTCCAGGTCCTGCCGGTAATACAAGTTTTTTTATTCTACCGGGAGATGGCATGAAATTATTTTCAGGGTCTTCAGCGTTGATTCTGCATTCAATTGCATGATAATTTATTTTTATGTCTCTATGGGAAAAATCAAGTTTTGAATTATCTGCAATTTTAATCTGGCTCTTAACAAGGTCTATTCCTGTAACACACTCA
Protein-coding sequences here:
- a CDS encoding Asp23/Gls24 family envelope stress response protein, coding for MVEEEKELGKVRIDNEVLASIAGVAATSVPGVNKVITGLMGGLKKIIRKKQDVGIKVILGEGEVSFELSIAVDYGTNIPEITYQVQKKIKEEVEKMSGLKVSNVDVIVKEVKPPKKEIK